In one window of Streptomyces roseofulvus DNA:
- a CDS encoding helix-turn-helix transcriptional regulator, with protein MRAARLIKMVLLLQNRASMTAAELAAELEVSERTVTRDALALSEAGVPVYADRGRAGGYRLVGGYRTRLTGLAKDEAEALFLSGLPGALRDMGLQDAASAARLKVSAALLPSLADAPGSAARRFHLDAPGWYQEPETPELLPAVAEAVWDDRRLSARYRRRGGEEVERELEPYGLVLKAGVWYVCARAGSSYRTYRVDRFTAVAVGEERFDRDPGFALDAFWAERAAEFARSLLRGEVVLRLTEAGARRLPYVTDRAAAEEALAGAVPDGDGRVTATLRVENEEVAFGQLFGLGPEAEVVAPASLRARFAEAARAAAERYR; from the coding sequence ATGCGCGCCGCCCGACTCATCAAGATGGTCCTGCTGCTCCAGAACCGCGCCTCCATGACGGCGGCCGAGCTCGCCGCCGAGCTGGAGGTGTCGGAGCGGACCGTCACGCGTGATGCCCTCGCCCTCTCGGAGGCGGGGGTTCCCGTGTATGCGGACCGGGGCAGGGCCGGTGGGTACCGGCTGGTCGGCGGGTACCGCACGCGGCTGACCGGGCTCGCCAAGGACGAGGCGGAGGCGCTGTTCCTCTCCGGACTGCCGGGCGCGCTGCGGGACATGGGGCTCCAGGACGCGGCCTCGGCGGCCCGGCTGAAGGTGTCGGCGGCGCTGCTGCCGTCGCTGGCGGACGCGCCGGGATCGGCGGCCCGCCGTTTCCATCTGGACGCGCCCGGCTGGTACCAGGAGCCGGAGACGCCGGAGCTGCTGCCCGCGGTGGCGGAGGCGGTCTGGGACGACCGCCGGCTGTCGGCGCGCTACCGGCGGCGGGGCGGCGAGGAGGTCGAGCGGGAGCTGGAGCCGTACGGGCTCGTCCTGAAGGCGGGCGTCTGGTACGTGTGCGCCCGCGCGGGGAGTTCGTACCGCACTTACCGGGTGGACCGGTTCACGGCGGTGGCGGTGGGCGAGGAGCGGTTCGACCGCGACCCGGGGTTCGCGCTGGACGCGTTCTGGGCGGAGCGTGCGGCGGAGTTCGCGCGCTCGCTGCTGCGGGGCGAGGTGGTGCTGCGGCTGACGGAGGCGGGGGCGCGCCGGCTGCCGTACGTGACGGACCGGGCGGCGGCGGAGGAGGCCCTGGCGGGTGCCGTGCCGGACGGCGACGGGCGGGTGACGGCGACGCTCCGGGTGGAGAACGAGGAGGTCGCCTTCGGGCAGCTCTTCGGGCTCGGCCCGGAGGCGGAGGTGGTGGCCCCCGCCTCCCTGCGCGCGCGGTTCGCCGAGGCGGCGCGGGCGGCGGCCGAGCGTTACCGGTAG
- a CDS encoding SDR family oxidoreductase produces the protein MTNETKPLHGRICLVAGATRGAGRAIAVQLGTAGATVYVTGRTTREKLSEVGRATETIEETAELVTAAGGEGVAVPTDHLDPAQVRALVDRIDRERGRLDVLVNDVWGGEHLLVDTFGKHTWDIDLADGLRMLELGVRTHLVTSHTALPLLNRHPGGLVVEVTDGTDAYNGTHYRENLFYDLAKNAPIRMAFGLAKELADTGGTAVSVSPGWLRSEQMLAHFGVTEENWRDATKQLADFAVSESPVYVGRGVAALAADPDRARWNGQSLDSGRLAREYGFTDEDGSRPDSWGFIVAKETDPDTRVEDYR, from the coding sequence ATGACCAACGAAACGAAGCCGCTGCACGGACGGATCTGCCTGGTCGCCGGGGCCACCCGGGGCGCCGGACGGGCCATCGCCGTCCAGCTCGGCACCGCCGGCGCCACCGTCTACGTCACCGGCCGCACCACCCGGGAGAAGCTCAGCGAGGTCGGCCGCGCCACCGAGACCATCGAGGAGACCGCCGAACTGGTCACCGCCGCCGGCGGCGAGGGCGTCGCCGTCCCCACCGACCACCTCGACCCCGCCCAGGTCCGCGCCCTCGTCGACCGGATCGACCGCGAGCGCGGCCGGCTCGACGTCCTCGTCAACGACGTCTGGGGCGGCGAACACCTCCTCGTCGACACCTTCGGCAAGCACACCTGGGACATCGACCTCGCCGACGGCCTGCGCATGCTCGAACTCGGCGTGCGCACCCACCTCGTCACCTCGCACACCGCGCTGCCGCTGCTCAACCGCCACCCCGGCGGCCTCGTCGTCGAGGTCACCGACGGCACCGACGCCTACAACGGCACCCACTACCGCGAGAACCTCTTCTACGACCTCGCCAAGAACGCGCCCATCCGGATGGCCTTCGGCCTCGCGAAGGAACTCGCCGACACCGGCGGCACCGCCGTCTCCGTCAGCCCCGGCTGGCTCCGCTCCGAGCAGATGCTCGCCCACTTCGGCGTCACCGAGGAGAACTGGCGCGACGCGACGAAGCAGCTCGCCGACTTCGCCGTCTCCGAGTCCCCGGTCTACGTCGGCCGGGGCGTCGCCGCCCTCGCCGCCGACCCCGACCGCGCCCGCTGGAACGGCCAGTCGCTCGACAGCGGCCGGCTCGCCCGGGAGTACGGCTTCACCGACGAGGACGGCTCCCGGCCCGACTCCTGGGGCTTCATCGTGGCCAAGGAGACCGACCCGGACACCCGGGTCGAGGACTACCGGTAA
- a CDS encoding SDR family oxidoreductase gives MNQLTRYEGRRALVTGGGSGIGQATVLRMLAEGGRVVAADISEDGLKDTVAKAGDAADRLSTLLVNVADEESVRAGVAAAVTALGGLDVLVNAAGVLRSSHTHETGLDAFEQVIRINLTGTFLMIREAIPALLEGDGAAVVNFSSTSAMFAHPYMAAYAASKGGIQSMTHALAAEYAKQGIRFTAVQPGSISSGMTDGSGASRQSVGPGLPADADMALFTKLAPALGQGFAGPETVAGVVAMLASEDGRFITGTEVRVDGGTHF, from the coding sequence ATGAACCAGCTCACCCGCTACGAAGGACGCCGCGCCCTGGTCACCGGCGGCGGCTCCGGCATCGGCCAGGCCACCGTCCTGCGCATGCTCGCCGAGGGCGGCCGCGTCGTCGCCGCCGACATCAGCGAGGACGGCCTGAAGGACACCGTCGCCAAGGCCGGGGACGCCGCCGACCGGCTGAGCACCCTCCTTGTGAACGTCGCCGACGAGGAGTCCGTACGGGCCGGTGTCGCCGCCGCCGTCACCGCCCTCGGCGGCCTGGACGTGCTGGTCAACGCCGCCGGCGTGCTCCGCTCCTCGCACACCCACGAGACCGGCCTCGACGCCTTCGAGCAGGTGATCCGGATCAACCTGACCGGCACCTTCCTCATGATCCGCGAGGCGATCCCGGCGCTCCTGGAGGGCGACGGCGCCGCCGTCGTGAACTTCTCCTCCACCTCGGCGATGTTCGCCCACCCCTACATGGCGGCCTACGCGGCCAGCAAGGGCGGCATCCAGTCCATGACCCACGCCCTCGCCGCCGAGTACGCCAAGCAGGGCATCCGCTTCACCGCCGTCCAGCCCGGCTCCATCTCCTCCGGCATGACCGACGGCTCCGGCGCCAGCCGGCAGTCCGTGGGCCCCGGCCTCCCCGCCGACGCCGACATGGCGCTCTTCACGAAGCTCGCCCCCGCCCTCGGCCAGGGCTTCGCCGGCCCCGAGACCGTCGCCGGCGTCGTCGCGATGCTCGCCTCCGAGGACGGCCGCTTCATCACCGGCACCGAGGTCCGCGTCGACGGCGGCACCCACTTCTGA
- the aceE gene encoding pyruvate dehydrogenase (acetyl-transferring), homodimeric type, which produces MTDPVGKIPSELDQLPDRDTEETAEWAASLDAVTKAAGPHRAAYLMRRTLQHAEGAGLALPKLLETDYLNTIPTSAEPVIDGDEEMERKITAWNRWNAAAMVTRGSKHGVGGHIATFASAAWLYETGFNHFFKGKEGDGSGDQLYIQGHASPGIYARAFLDGRLDESHLDNFRQESGGNGLPSYPHPRRLPWLWEFPTVSMGLGPLSAIYQARFNRYLTNRGIKDVSASHVWAFLGDGEMDEPESTAALALAAREGLDNLTFVINCNLQRLDGPVRANFKIVQELEAQFRGAGWNVVKTLWGNAWDELFALDTTGALVRRLREVPDAQVQTYQTRDAAYIRQDFFGKDPELAAMAQLLSDDKILECFHLSRGGHEPRKVYAAYKAALEFKGAPTVILAQTVKGFTLGEGFASKNANHQMKKLTTDEFKNMRDLLELPISDAQFVDGVVPYGHPGADSPEVRYLKERRAALGGPAPARRVHPVAPLPAPAEKAFASFDKGSGSQSVATTMAFVRLVKDLVRDKETGKRWVPIVPDEARTFGMESLFPSLGIYSPKGQTYEPVDRDQLMYYKEAVNGQILNEGITEAGSMADFIAASTAYSTHGETMIPFYIFYSMFGWQRTADQMWQLGDQLGRGFLVGATAGRTTLTGEGLQHADGHSPVIAATNPAALTYDPAFAYEVAAIVKEGLRRMYGEAAPGEDQDVFYYLTVYNEPMPQPAKPGHAGVDEGIVKGLYRFNTAESAGLTVPANAPRIQLLGSGTAIHWALEAQKLLAEEWGVAADVWSATSWTELRRDALEADAALLRGEERVPYLRQALAGVESPVLAVSDYMRQVPDQIAQWVEQDYSSLGADGFGLSDTRAAARRHFGVDAQSIVAASLAQLARRGEVPATAVKEARERYGL; this is translated from the coding sequence ATGACCGATCCCGTAGGCAAGATTCCGAGCGAGCTCGACCAGCTCCCGGACCGTGACACCGAGGAGACCGCCGAGTGGGCGGCCTCCCTGGACGCCGTCACCAAGGCCGCCGGCCCCCACCGGGCCGCCTACCTGATGCGCCGCACGCTCCAGCACGCCGAGGGCGCGGGCCTGGCCCTGCCCAAGCTGCTGGAGACGGACTACCTCAACACCATCCCCACCTCCGCCGAGCCCGTCATCGACGGCGACGAGGAGATGGAGCGGAAGATCACCGCGTGGAACCGCTGGAACGCGGCCGCGATGGTCACCCGCGGCTCGAAGCACGGCGTCGGCGGCCACATCGCCACCTTCGCCTCCGCGGCCTGGCTCTACGAGACGGGCTTCAACCACTTCTTCAAGGGCAAGGAGGGGGACGGCTCCGGCGACCAGCTCTACATCCAGGGCCACGCCTCCCCCGGCATCTACGCCCGCGCCTTCCTCGACGGCCGCCTGGACGAGTCGCACCTCGACAACTTCCGGCAGGAGTCGGGCGGCAACGGCCTGCCCTCCTACCCGCACCCGCGCCGCCTCCCCTGGCTGTGGGAGTTCCCCACCGTCTCCATGGGCCTCGGCCCGCTCTCCGCGATCTACCAGGCGCGCTTCAACCGCTACCTGACCAACCGCGGCATCAAGGACGTCTCCGCCTCGCACGTCTGGGCCTTCCTGGGCGACGGCGAGATGGACGAGCCCGAGTCGACGGCGGCCCTCGCGCTCGCCGCCCGCGAGGGCCTGGACAACCTGACCTTCGTCATCAACTGCAACCTGCAGCGCCTCGACGGCCCGGTCCGCGCCAACTTCAAGATCGTGCAGGAGCTGGAGGCCCAGTTCCGCGGCGCCGGCTGGAACGTCGTCAAGACCCTCTGGGGCAACGCCTGGGACGAGCTGTTCGCGCTCGACACCACCGGCGCCCTGGTCCGCCGCCTCCGCGAGGTGCCGGACGCGCAGGTCCAGACGTACCAGACCCGCGACGCCGCCTACATCCGCCAGGACTTCTTCGGCAAGGACCCCGAGCTCGCCGCCATGGCGCAGCTGCTCTCCGACGACAAGATCCTGGAGTGCTTCCACCTCTCGCGCGGTGGCCACGAGCCGCGCAAGGTGTACGCCGCGTACAAGGCCGCCCTGGAGTTCAAGGGCGCCCCGACCGTGATCCTGGCGCAGACCGTCAAGGGCTTCACCCTGGGTGAGGGCTTCGCGTCGAAGAACGCGAACCACCAGATGAAGAAGCTCACGACGGACGAGTTCAAGAACATGCGTGACCTTCTGGAGCTGCCGATCTCCGACGCGCAGTTCGTCGACGGTGTGGTGCCCTACGGCCACCCCGGCGCCGACTCCCCCGAGGTCCGCTACCTCAAGGAGCGCCGCGCTGCCCTCGGCGGCCCCGCCCCGGCCCGCCGCGTCCACCCGGTCGCGCCGCTCCCGGCCCCGGCCGAGAAGGCGTTCGCCTCCTTCGACAAGGGCTCCGGCTCGCAGTCGGTCGCCACCACGATGGCCTTCGTGCGCCTGGTGAAGGACCTGGTCCGCGACAAGGAGACCGGCAAGCGCTGGGTCCCGATCGTCCCGGACGAGGCCCGCACCTTCGGCATGGAGTCCCTCTTCCCCTCGCTCGGCATCTACTCGCCGAAGGGCCAGACGTACGAGCCGGTCGACCGCGACCAGCTGATGTACTACAAGGAGGCCGTCAACGGCCAGATCCTGAACGAGGGCATCACCGAGGCCGGCTCGATGGCCGACTTCATCGCCGCGTCGACCGCGTACTCCACGCACGGCGAGACGATGATCCCGTTCTACATCTTCTACTCGATGTTCGGCTGGCAGCGGACCGCCGACCAGATGTGGCAGCTCGGCGACCAGCTCGGCCGCGGCTTCCTCGTCGGCGCCACCGCCGGCCGCACCACCCTGACCGGTGAGGGCCTCCAGCACGCCGACGGCCACTCCCCCGTCATCGCGGCCACCAACCCGGCGGCGCTGACCTACGACCCGGCCTTCGCCTACGAGGTCGCGGCCATCGTCAAGGAGGGTCTGCGCCGGATGTACGGCGAGGCCGCGCCGGGCGAGGACCAGGACGTCTTCTACTACCTGACGGTCTACAACGAGCCGATGCCGCAGCCGGCCAAGCCGGGCCACGCGGGCGTCGACGAGGGCATCGTCAAGGGCCTGTACCGCTTCAACACCGCCGAGTCGGCCGGTCTCACCGTGCCCGCCAACGCGCCGCGGATCCAGCTGCTCGGCTCGGGCACCGCGATCCACTGGGCCCTGGAGGCGCAGAAGCTGCTCGCCGAGGAGTGGGGCGTGGCCGCCGACGTGTGGTCCGCCACCTCCTGGACCGAGCTGCGCCGCGACGCCCTGGAGGCGGACGCCGCCCTGCTGCGCGGCGAGGAGCGCGTCCCGTACCTGCGCCAGGCCCTCGCGGGCGTCGAGTCGCCGGTCCTGGCGGTCTCCGACTACATGCGCCAGGTCCCGGACCAGATCGCGCAGTGGGTCGAGCAGGACTACTCGTCGCTGGGCGCCGACGGCTTCGGCCTCTCGGACACCCGCGCCGCGGCCCGCCGCCACTTCGGCGTCGACGCCCAGTCGATCGTCGCCGCCTCGCTGGCCCAGCTCGCCCGCCGCGGCGAGGTCCCGGCCACCGCGGTGAAGGAGGCGCGCGAGCGCTACGGCCTGTAA
- a CDS encoding DUF4240 domain-containing protein, with product MDETEFWEIIDATREEAEGDPEEQADLLVERLTRLDPDTVLDYARHFEARFNRAYHWDVWGAAAVLLDGAGAVEEGFDAFRCWLIGQGREVYEGGVADPDELAELLDAFDPELDGDGEEIGFAADEAYETLTGTETPDLGIAMPDGEPEGVPLDLADEEALAARLPRLWERFRP from the coding sequence ATGGACGAGACCGAGTTCTGGGAGATCATCGACGCCACCCGCGAGGAGGCCGAGGGCGACCCCGAGGAGCAGGCGGATCTGCTCGTGGAGCGGCTGACCCGGCTGGATCCGGACACGGTGCTCGACTACGCGCGCCACTTCGAGGCCCGGTTCAACCGCGCGTACCACTGGGACGTGTGGGGGGCGGCGGCGGTGCTGCTGGACGGCGCCGGGGCGGTCGAGGAGGGTTTCGACGCGTTCCGCTGCTGGCTGATCGGCCAGGGCCGGGAGGTGTACGAGGGCGGGGTCGCCGATCCGGACGAGCTCGCGGAGCTGCTCGACGCCTTCGATCCGGAGCTGGACGGGGACGGCGAGGAGATCGGTTTCGCGGCGGACGAGGCGTACGAGACGCTGACCGGGACGGAGACGCCGGACCTGGGGATCGCGATGCCGGACGGCGAGCCGGAGGGCGTGCCGCTGGACCTGGCCGACGAGGAGGCCCTGGCGGCCCGGCTGCCGCGGCTGTGGGAGCGGTTCAGGCCCTGA